In Acidobacteriota bacterium, one DNA window encodes the following:
- a CDS encoding ferritin family protein: MMQFKSVDDLLNFAIGEEEAAAAFYTELSGRMDKPWMVNVFQDFAREELGHKAKLEGIRAGRYLESSKGRVMDLKIAEYLVDIQPRPGMDFTEALILAMKKEKAAFRLYSDLAAATDTPELRDTLTALAQEEARHKLRFELEYDKHVHTD, encoded by the coding sequence CTGATGCAATTCAAGTCGGTTGACGATCTGCTCAACTTTGCCATCGGCGAAGAGGAGGCCGCCGCCGCTTTTTACACCGAACTGTCCGGCCGCATGGACAAACCCTGGATGGTGAACGTGTTTCAGGATTTCGCCCGCGAGGAACTGGGGCACAAGGCCAAGCTGGAGGGCATCCGCGCGGGACGCTATCTGGAGTCGTCGAAAGGCCGGGTGATGGACCTGAAGATCGCCGAGTATCTGGTGGACATCCAGCCCCGACCGGGCATGGACTTCACCGAAGCCCTCATCCTGGCCATGAAGAAGGAGAAAGCCGCCTTCAGGCTTTATAGCGATCTGGCGGCGGCCACGGACACACCCGAGCTCAGAGATACCCTGACCGCCCTGGCCCAGGAAGAAGCCAGACACAAGCTTCGTTTTGAACTGGAATACGACAAGCACGTTCATACGGATTAG
- a CDS encoding ferritin family protein encodes MDTSRAIDILKGAILAEMKGRAFYQHSASQSADATLKKVFETMAQEENSHIDFLGRQVRSLKEKGQFEAARLDAKPEDFSDAVVSRVIQRQIAAAGFEAAAITAAMALEDGAVKFYSEQAQQAQSPAERELYRFLANWEKSHLNLLTDLDRQLKESVWNDQQFWPY; translated from the coding sequence ATGGACACAAGCCGGGCAATCGACATCTTGAAAGGCGCCATTCTGGCCGAGATGAAAGGCAGGGCCTTCTACCAGCACAGCGCCAGCCAGTCCGCGGACGCGACGCTGAAAAAAGTGTTCGAAACCATGGCCCAGGAAGAGAACAGCCATATCGATTTTCTGGGCCGCCAGGTGCGCAGCCTCAAAGAGAAGGGGCAGTTCGAAGCGGCCCGGCTGGATGCCAAACCCGAGGACTTCTCCGACGCCGTCGTCAGTCGGGTGATCCAGCGCCAGATCGCCGCGGCCGGCTTCGAGGCGGCGGCCATCACCGCCGCCATGGCCCTGGAGGACGGCGCGGTGAAGTTTTACAGCGAACAGGCGCAGCAGGCCCAGTCGCCCGCCGAGCGGGAGCTGTACCGGTTCCTGGCCAACTGGGAGAAATCGCACCTCAACCTGCTGACCGACCTGGATCGCCAGCTCAAGGAAAGCGTCTGGAACGACCAGCAGTTCTGGCCATACTAG